A region from the Caldisericota bacterium genome encodes:
- a CDS encoding Dna2/Cas4 domain-containing protein: protein MNVNRSITGNLVNAYYICYRKLWFFAHEVNPHLDNFYLEIGTLIGEQSYKREKKEIQIGNMKIDLVKKEGGNIVIAEIKKSSKGVKAARMQL, encoded by the coding sequence ATGAATGTGAACCGCTCTATCACTGGGAATCTTGTAAATGCTTATTATATATGTTACAGGAAGCTCTGGTTTTTTGCGCATGAAGTTAATCCGCATCTGGATAATTTTTATCTTGAGATTGGGACATTGATTGGAGAACAATCTTACAAAAGAGAAAAGAAGGAAATTCAGATAGGAAATATGAAAATAGATCTTGTTAAAAAAGAGGGTGGAAATATAGTAATTGCAGAAATCAAAAAATCTTCTAAAGGTGTAAAAGCTGCGAGAATGCAACTTT